A region of the Nocardia asteroides genome:
GGTCCGATCTGGACGCCGCTGCCCCTGCAGTACGCGGACTACACGCTGTGGCAGCGTCGAATGCTGGGCGAGGAGAGCGATCCGGATTCGACACTCGCCCGCCAGATCGGATTCTGGCGAGAACGGCTGGCGGACCTGCCGGAAAGGCTGGACCTACCCGCGGACCGGCCGCGCCCGGCGGTGTTCTCGGGTCGCGGCGCCACGCACGAATTCAAGATCGATGCGACGGTGCACGCGGCGCTGAACCGGCTGGCGCACCACCACGACGCGACGCTGTTCATGGTCGCGCACGCGGTATACGCCGTTCTGCTGGCCAGGCTGTCGAACACCCGCGACATCACAGTCGGCACACCGGTGGCCGGTCGCGGCGAAGCCGCGTTGGACGGCCTGATCGGCATGTTCGTCAACACCCTCGCGCTGCGTACCGAGATCGACCCCGGTCACACCTTCGCCGAACTGCTCGACCAGGTGCGCGGCCGGGATATCGAGGCGTTCGGATATGCCGACGTACCGTTCGAACGCTTGGTGGAATTGCTGGACCCGGTGCGGTCGAGCGCGCATCACCCGCTGTTCCAGACGATGCTGACCTTCCACAACTTCGCGCAGGCGACGCTGGAACTGCCCGCTCTCATCGTCTCCGCCCTCGACTTCGCGCTGCCACTGGCGAAGTTCGATCTCGAGCTGACCATGGTGCCGCACGAGGACGAGCGGACGCCGCTGGGAATCTCCGCCGCCTTCACGTATTCCACCGACCTGTTCGAGGAGGCGACGGTCGCGGGCTTCGCCCGGCGGCTGTGCGCGCTCCTCGCCGCCGTCGCCGACTCGGCGGATCGCCCGGTGGGCGAGCTGGACCTGCTCGACGCCGCGGAGCGCACCGCCATCCTGGCCCACTGGAACGACACCCGGCATCCCGTCCCCCCGGGGCTGGTGCTCGACGGCTACCGGCGTGCGGTAGCGCGGCACCCGGACGATGTCGCGATCGTCTGCGCGTGCCTGCGACTGACCTACCGGGAGTTCGACGAGCGGGTCAACCGGCTCGCGCGGGTGCTCATCGACCACGGCGTCGGCGCGGAATCGCTGGTGGGACTGGCGATCCGGCGTTCGGTCGACCTGGTGGCCGGGATGTACGCGATTCTCACCGCGGGCGGCGCGTACGTCCCGCTGGACCCGGATCATCCCGCCGAGCGGCTCGCGCATGTGCTCGAGGTCGCCCGGCCCGTCTGTGTGCTCACCACGACCGCCGACGCGGTGCCGATGCCCGATGACGTCGTCGTCCTGACTTCGGACACCCTCGAAGCCGACCGACGCTCGGGGGCACCGATCCGTTCGGATGAACTGCTGCGTACGGTGCTGCCGGAGCACCCGGCCTATGTGATCTTCACGTCCGGGTCGACCGGGCGCCCGAAAGGCGTGACAGTCTCGCACAAGGCGATCGACAACCAGATCGAGTGGATGCTCGCCCAGTACCCCATGGGGCCGGGAGAGGTGTACCTCCAGAAGACCGCGACCACCTTCGACGTTTCGTTGTGGGGCTACCTCATGCCGCTGCGGTCGGGCGCGAAGCTCGTCGTCGCCGATCACGACGGGCACCGCGACGCGGACTATCTCGCCGCGACCATCGCCGAACACGAGGTCACCATCACCGACTTCGTGCCTTCCATGTTGACGGTATTCGCCGCGCATGCGGCGCCAGGCAGCCTTGCCACACTGCGGCATCTGTTCGTCATCGGGGAGGCTTTGCCGCCGGAGACCGTGCGCGCGGTCCGGGCGGTCACCGAGGCGCAGGTGCACAACTTGTACGGGCCCACCGAGGCCGCGGTGTCGGTGACCTACTGGCCGGCGGGGACGGGTGAGGGATCGACGGTGCCGATCGGCCGGCCGCAGTGGAATACGCGGGTCTACGTGCTGGATTCGCGCTTGCGACCGGTGCCCGCCGGGGTACCCGGCGAGCTGTATCTGGCCGGGGACCAGCTCGCCCGCGGATATGTGCGGCAGGCTGCGCAGACGGCCGGTCGCTTCGTCGCGAACCCGTTCGACCGCGGAACCAGGATGTACCGCACCGGTGACCTGGCGGTCTGGCGGGCGCCCAGTGCGGACGAGCCCCAGCGACTGGAATATCTGGGGCGCACCGATTCTCAGGTGAAGTTCCGTGGCCAGCGGATCGAGCTCGGCGAGATCGAGGCCGCGCTGCTGGCGCAACCGTCGGTGAGTCAAGCGGTCGCGGCGGTGGCGCCCTCGCCGGTGAGCGATCGGCTGGTCGCCTATGTGGTTGCGCGGCCCGGGCATGTCATCGACGATCGAGAGCTCTTCGCCGGGATTTCGGCGGTGCTGCCCGCGTACATGATCCCCTGCGTGCTGGTCGAACTGCCCGCGCTGCCGCTGAACGTGAGCGGCAAACTCGACCGCAAGGCACTGCCCCGGCCGACGGTCACCCCCGGGAAGTTCCGGGCCGCTCGAAATCCCGTCGAACAGGCCGTCGCCGCGGTGTTCACCGACCTGCTCGGCATCGAGGGAGTGGGCATCGATGACGACTTCTTCGCCCTCGGCGGCAATTCGCTGCTCGCGACCCGTGCGGTCGCGAGGCTCAACGAGGCGCTGCGATCCCAGGTCACCGTGCGTGATCTGTTCGAGGCGCCCCGGGTCGCCGCACTCGCCGCGAGGGCGGTGTCCGACGGTACGGGCGCCGTCCGTCCGCCCTTGGTCCGGACGCGACGGACCGATCGCATCCCGCTCTCGCCGGCACAGCATCGGATGTGGTTGCTCAACCGCATCGAGCCGGACTCGCCCGCTTACAACATGCCCTTCGCCGTCCGGCTGACCGGCATCCTCGACGTGCCCGCGCTGCGCTACGCGGTCGCCGACGTGATCGAACGGCACGAGGTGCTGCGCACCCGCTACCCGGTCGACGCCGACGGGCAGCCGGGTCAGGAGATCTTGACGACCGCTGCGGTCCTCCCCGATGGTCTCGCCGTGGAGCACGACCTGACCGAGGTCGCGGACATGGTGAACGGGCTGATGTGCGCGGGCTTCGATGTGACCACGGCCGCGCCGGTACGGCTGCGACTGTTCACCTCGGGCCGCGATCATCTCCTCGTCATCGTGACGCACCACATCTCGGCGGATGGCGCGTCGCTCGCGCCGCTGGCCCGCGACCTGGCGACCGCCTACGTCTCCCGTTTGAACGGTTGTGCACCGGACTGGCCCCCGCTCCCGGTGCAGTATGCCGATTTCGCGATCTGGCAGCACGCTGTTCTCGGCCGCGACGACTGCGATCATTCCCTCGCCGCGCGGCAATTGTCTTACTGGCGCGATCAATTGGCCGGGCTGACCGCACCGCTGGAGCTGCCTGCCGATCGCCCTCGTCCGTCGAGGCCCGCCAACCGCGGCGCGTCGACCGGCTTCACCATCCCGGCGCCGGTACACCAACGACTGACCGCGATCGCGCGCGAGCACAACGCGACGTTGTTCATGGTGATCCACGCGGCGCTCGCCACGGTGATCGGACGCCTCTGCGGCACGACGGACGTCGTGATCGGCACCCCGGTCGCCGGACGCGGCGAACGCGCGCTGGACGATCTGATCGGCATGTTCGTCAACACGTTGGCTCTGCGGGTCGACGTCGATCCGGCCGCGACTTTCCACGACCTCGTGGATCGCTCCCGGGAAGCGGCTCTTTCGGCGTTCGCCAACGCCGACGTGCCTTTCGAGCGAGTGGTCGAGCAGGCCGCGCCCGCTCGAACCGGAACGCGGAACCCGCTGGTGCCGGTGATGCTGGCGTTCCAGAACATCGAGCAGCCCGCCCTGGAGCTGCCGGACCTGACGGTCACCGCTGTCGACAACGGCGCGATCACCGCGAAATTCGATCTCCAAGTCGTCGTCGAGCCACGACTAGGTGCCGACGGCCGGGCGGCGGGAATCGCCGTGACATTCACCTATGCCACCGAACTCTTCGACGAATCGACCGTCCGAGCCTTCGGGCGGCGATTCGAGCGCATCGTGGCGGCGGTGGCGCAAGAGCCCTCCGCGGCGGTATGGGACATCGGCATTCTCGACGAAAACGATGTCCTGCCCGCCGATGCGCGCGAGGCGTGTGCCGGGCCGTCCGATATCGCGGACGCGGCGGTGGCGACGCTGCCCGCGCTGGTCTGCGAGCAGGCGCAGCGCAGGCCGGACGCGTCGGCCGTCCGATTCGGCGCCGCCACGCTGAGCTTCGAGACGTTGTGCCGTCGCGCGAATCGAGTCGCCCGTGCGTTGATCGCGGCCGGCGCAGGTCCGGAATCCGTTGTGGCCGTCGCGGTCTCGCGGACGGAGGAACTGCCGGTTGCGCTGCTCGGGGTGCTTGCGGCCGGTGCGGCGTACCTGCCCGTCGATCTCGGCTACCCGGCGCAGCGGCTGGCCTTCGTGCTCGCCGACGCGGCGCCGGTCTGCGTGCTGACCACGGCTGCCGACCGCTCCGACATCCCGGACGCCGGACTACCCACCGTCCTGCTGGAACAGTCGGCGGAGTTCTGCGACGCTCCGATCACCGACGCCGACCGGCTGAGGCCGCTGCTTCCGGACAACCTCGCCTACGTCATCTACACCTCGGGCTCGACGGGCGTGCCGAAGGGCGTCGGCGTGACGCACCGCAACGTGGTGGAACTGTGCGCGAATGCGCGACCGCTGTTCGGATTCGGCGAGCGAGACGTCTGGACGGTGTTCCACTCCTTCGCATTCGACTTCTCGGTGTGGGAGCTGTGGTGCGGGCTCGTGACCGGCGGCACCGTCGTCGTGGTCGACTACGCGACATCGCGAACACCGGAACTGTTCCGGGAGTTGTTGATTCGTGAACAGGTGACGGTGCTGAACCAGACTCCGTCGGCGTTCTGTCAACTCGTCGAAGCCGACCGCGACGCCTGCGCCGCCTCCGGGGAATTCGCGCTGCGATACGTGATCTTCGGAGGCGAGGCGCTGGACCTGCGGCACCTGCGACGGTGGCGCGAGCGTCATCCGGGGGACGCGCCGCGATTGGTCAACATGTACGGCATCACCGAGACGACCGTGCACGTCTCCTTCCTGGAGATCGGCGCGCATCTGATGGACAGTCCGGAAAGCCTCGTCGGCCGAGCGCTGCCCGGTCTGGACACCCATGTCCTGGATCTCCGGCTGCGTCCGGCGCCGTTCGGTACACCCGGTGAGATCTACGTCGCGGGCAGCCAGCTGTCGCGCGGTTACTCGGGACGGCCCGGGCTCACCGCGACGCGGTTCGTCGCGAATCCGTTCGGGCCGCCGGGATCCCGGATGTACCGCTCGGGTGACCTGGCGCGCTGGACCCGGTTCGACGGCGACGCCGGGCTCGCCTATGCCGGTCGCGGCGACCAGCAAGTGCAATTACGCGGTTTCCGGATCGAGCTCGGGGAGATCGAAGCGGCGTTGCTGCGCTGTCCCGGCGTGAGCCAGGCCGTCGCGGTGGTCCGGGCCGATCCG
Encoded here:
- a CDS encoding amino acid adenylation domain-containing protein, which encodes MTPTRRSARRAHHSRARNLLFHQLLSAAVDTSFDSAAVRYNPTGDPADQRELSYRELDETSSRLARYLIGFGLGPGDFVAVAITRSVESVLAVWAVAKTGAAYVPVDPSYPADRIAHMIADSGVVVGLTTSAHRAALPATGTDWIELDAPAHRERLAAQPGHSISYLDRSRPLTEQHLAYVIYTSGSTGKPKGVAVTHAGLAALVEHEIAVRVVTRESRVTHLCTPSFDFSVIEMLLAFSAGATLVVAPPAVFGGMELADLLRRERVTHLCITPGALESIDPAGLDDLRAILCGGERVSRELVARWANADRAFYIVYGPTETTIFATGTAALRAGEATHIGTPVPALGVHVLDARLRMVPTGVIGELYLSGPALAQGYLGRPGLTADRFVANPFATAPGARMYRTGDMVRRTSAGLIEYHGRVDFQVKIRGLRIELDEIDNALTAHPDVDYAVTLGTTLPSGGRALVSYVLPRVASAPGDCGRVTLNTTELIDFLAKTLPAYMIPASITVLDELPLTPVGKLDRAALPEPALTTRRFRAPATPTERVVADIFAALLLPHPGAGQVGANDDFFELGGNSLIATQAAARLGTALGVRVPVALLFEAPAVAKLAERLGDLTRASHPAPRPMARPERVPLSYAQRRMWFLNRFDPAAASNHIPLAVRLSGELDVDALRAAIRDLVERHEVLRTSYPDHDGTGSQCVHPVSDPRAVPELPVLDVIETEIPERTVAAVVEGFDVTAAPPIRLRLLRSNETEHVLVGAIHHIAADGSSIGPLTADLMTAYTARAAGHGPIWTPLPLQYADYTLWQRRMLGEESDPDSTLARQIGFWRERLADLPERLDLPADRPRPAVFSGRGATHEFKIDATVHAALNRLAHHHDATLFMVAHAVYAVLLARLSNTRDITVGTPVAGRGEAALDGLIGMFVNTLALRTEIDPGHTFAELLDQVRGRDIEAFGYADVPFERLVELLDPVRSSAHHPLFQTMLTFHNFAQATLELPALIVSALDFALPLAKFDLELTMVPHEDERTPLGISAAFTYSTDLFEEATVAGFARRLCALLAAVADSADRPVGELDLLDAAERTAILAHWNDTRHPVPPGLVLDGYRRAVARHPDDVAIVCACLRLTYREFDERVNRLARVLIDHGVGAESLVGLAIRRSVDLVAGMYAILTAGGAYVPLDPDHPAERLAHVLEVARPVCVLTTTADAVPMPDDVVVLTSDTLEADRRSGAPIRSDELLRTVLPEHPAYVIFTSGSTGRPKGVTVSHKAIDNQIEWMLAQYPMGPGEVYLQKTATTFDVSLWGYLMPLRSGAKLVVADHDGHRDADYLAATIAEHEVTITDFVPSMLTVFAAHAAPGSLATLRHLFVIGEALPPETVRAVRAVTEAQVHNLYGPTEAAVSVTYWPAGTGEGSTVPIGRPQWNTRVYVLDSRLRPVPAGVPGELYLAGDQLARGYVRQAAQTAGRFVANPFDRGTRMYRTGDLAVWRAPSADEPQRLEYLGRTDSQVKFRGQRIELGEIEAALLAQPSVSQAVAAVAPSPVSDRLVAYVVARPGHVIDDRELFAGISAVLPAYMIPCVLVELPALPLNVSGKLDRKALPRPTVTPGKFRAARNPVEQAVAAVFTDLLGIEGVGIDDDFFALGGNSLLATRAVARLNEALRSQVTVRDLFEAPRVAALAARAVSDGTGAVRPPLVRTRRTDRIPLSPAQHRMWLLNRIEPDSPAYNMPFAVRLTGILDVPALRYAVADVIERHEVLRTRYPVDADGQPGQEILTTAAVLPDGLAVEHDLTEVADMVNGLMCAGFDVTTAAPVRLRLFTSGRDHLLVIVTHHISADGASLAPLARDLATAYVSRLNGCAPDWPPLPVQYADFAIWQHAVLGRDDCDHSLAARQLSYWRDQLAGLTAPLELPADRPRPSRPANRGASTGFTIPAPVHQRLTAIAREHNATLFMVIHAALATVIGRLCGTTDVVIGTPVAGRGERALDDLIGMFVNTLALRVDVDPAATFHDLVDRSREAALSAFANADVPFERVVEQAAPARTGTRNPLVPVMLAFQNIEQPALELPDLTVTAVDNGAITAKFDLQVVVEPRLGADGRAAGIAVTFTYATELFDESTVRAFGRRFERIVAAVAQEPSAAVWDIGILDENDVLPADAREACAGPSDIADAAVATLPALVCEQAQRRPDASAVRFGAATLSFETLCRRANRVARALIAAGAGPESVVAVAVSRTEELPVALLGVLAAGAAYLPVDLGYPAQRLAFVLADAAPVCVLTTAADRSDIPDAGLPTVLLEQSAEFCDAPITDADRLRPLLPDNLAYVIYTSGSTGVPKGVGVTHRNVVELCANARPLFGFGERDVWTVFHSFAFDFSVWELWCGLVTGGTVVVVDYATSRTPELFRELLIREQVTVLNQTPSAFCQLVEADRDACAASGEFALRYVIFGGEALDLRHLRRWRERHPGDAPRLVNMYGITETTVHVSFLEIGAHLMDSPESLVGRALPGLDTHVLDLRLRPAPFGTPGEIYVAGSQLSRGYSGRPGLTATRFVANPFGPPGSRMYRSGDLARWTRFDGDAGLAYAGRGDQQVQLRGFRIELGEIEAALLRCPGVSQAVAVVRADPALGDQLVGYVLPEPDARLDPAGLRTQVAEYLTGYMVPAAIVVIDVIPLTPNGKLDRRALPAPAFRGREFRAAATPVESTVAAAFAEVLGADRFGMDDNFFEHGGNSLLAAKLTLRLSSALGTRIPVMRVFTAPTPAELVADLASRASGTVETEAAFDMLLPLRPRGSAAPLFCVHPVSGISWSYAGLAAYLDPDRPIYGLQTPVLATEGAMPGSIEEWADRYLELIRSEQPTGPYHLLGWSFGGVIAHEIAVQLRRAGERVALLAVMDSYMADPPGTPPGDAGQVPVAELIGGLLGEQAGDLGNVADVDWAALPQKMTELPEPFASFGADRVTRILDAAVHSVALRSAYDPPVYRGDVIYFTAALDDPTGCVGASIWQEVVDGRVHNYAVPTTHWRMTVASGLARIAEVLTRAWRGDEPGSACPVNR